One genomic window of Pseudomonas aeruginosa includes the following:
- the araD1 gene encoding AraD1 family protein, with product MRLIQFEDRAGQRRVGVVEGAGIQVLRGVRSTRELGLAAIRAGSGLHDEVLRRGSEPGPDYAGLLEEGRVLPPLDHDDPAHCLVSGTGLTHLGSAATRDRMHQQNQGDETALTDTMRIFRWGLEGGKPPAGQVGAQPEWFYKGDGGIVVRPGADFPLPAFAEDAGEEPELVGLYLIGDDRRPYRLGYALGNEFSDHLMERRNYLYLAHSKLRACCYGPELRVGELPRHLQGESRILRDGEVLWQQAFLSGEDNMCHSLENLEYHHFKYAQFLRPGDVHVHYFGTATLSFADGIKAAPGDVFEIAMAEFGAPLRNGIAAVETALTPGRVVAL from the coding sequence ATGCGGCTGATTCAATTCGAGGACCGGGCAGGGCAGCGCCGGGTCGGCGTCGTCGAAGGCGCCGGGATACAGGTGCTGCGCGGCGTGCGCAGCACGCGCGAACTGGGGCTGGCGGCGATTCGCGCGGGCAGCGGCCTGCACGACGAGGTGCTGCGCCGAGGCAGCGAGCCAGGCCCGGACTATGCCGGGTTGCTGGAGGAGGGAAGGGTGCTGCCGCCGCTGGATCATGACGACCCGGCCCATTGCCTGGTCAGCGGCACCGGCCTGACCCACCTGGGCAGCGCCGCGACGCGCGACCGCATGCACCAGCAGAACCAGGGCGACGAGACCGCGCTGACCGACACCATGCGCATCTTCAGGTGGGGCCTGGAGGGCGGCAAGCCACCGGCGGGCCAGGTCGGCGCGCAGCCCGAATGGTTCTACAAGGGCGACGGCGGCATCGTCGTGCGCCCCGGCGCGGACTTCCCGCTACCGGCCTTCGCCGAGGACGCCGGCGAGGAACCGGAGCTGGTCGGGCTCTACCTGATCGGCGATGACCGCCGGCCTTACCGGCTCGGCTACGCCCTGGGCAACGAGTTCTCCGACCACCTGATGGAGCGCCGCAACTACCTGTACCTGGCGCATTCCAAGCTACGCGCCTGCTGCTACGGGCCGGAGCTGCGGGTCGGCGAACTGCCGCGCCACCTGCAGGGCGAGAGCCGGATCCTGCGCGACGGCGAAGTGCTCTGGCAGCAGGCGTTCCTTTCCGGCGAGGACAACATGTGCCACAGCCTGGAGAACCTCGAGTACCACCATTTCAAGTACGCGCAGTTCCTCCGTCCGGGCGACGTCCACGTGCATTACTTCGGTACCGCCACGCTGTCCTTCGCCGACGGGATCAAGGCTGCTCCGGGGGATGTCTTCGAGATCGCCATGGCCGAGTTCGGCGCGCCGCTGCGCAATGGCATCGCCGCCGTCGAGACCGCACTGACGCCGGGGCGGGTGGTAGCGCTCTGA
- a CDS encoding L-lyxonate dehydratase, which yields MKIKSVRTRVFEWKGKVVPPQAHFCTNASDILFEKGDAMGSFRFHGWLVVEIETDDGLVGIGNCALAPRVAKEIVDLYLAPICIGEDPFDNEYIWQKMYRRTHAWGRKGIGMAAISAVDLAIWDIMGKAVNKPVFKLLGGRTKEKIWTYASKLYANDNLDAFLEEAQGYLNQGFTALKMRFGYGPKDGPTGMRRNIEQVRALRELAGPDIDIMLECYMGWTLEYARRMLPKLAEFEPRWLEEPVIADDIEGYVELKKMGIMPISGGEHEFTGHGFKDLLERRAVDVIQYDTNRVGGITAARKINAMAEAWSVPVIPHAGQLHNYHLTMASTASPMAEFFPVFDVEVGNELFYYVFKGEPQPVDGYIQLDDHKPGLGLEISEEHLKDFIIIE from the coding sequence ATGAAAATCAAATCCGTCCGTACCCGCGTCTTCGAATGGAAGGGCAAGGTCGTCCCGCCGCAGGCGCACTTCTGCACCAATGCCAGCGACATCCTGTTCGAGAAGGGAGACGCCATGGGTTCGTTCCGCTTCCACGGCTGGCTGGTGGTAGAGATCGAGACCGACGACGGCCTCGTCGGCATCGGCAACTGCGCCCTGGCGCCGCGCGTGGCGAAGGAAATCGTCGACCTCTACCTGGCGCCGATCTGCATCGGCGAAGACCCGTTCGACAACGAGTACATCTGGCAGAAGATGTATCGCCGCACCCACGCCTGGGGCCGCAAGGGCATCGGCATGGCAGCCATCTCGGCGGTGGACCTGGCGATCTGGGACATCATGGGCAAGGCGGTGAACAAGCCGGTGTTCAAGCTGCTCGGCGGCCGCACCAAGGAGAAGATCTGGACCTACGCCTCGAAGCTCTACGCCAACGACAACCTCGACGCCTTCCTCGAAGAGGCCCAGGGCTACCTGAACCAGGGCTTCACCGCGCTGAAGATGCGCTTCGGCTATGGCCCCAAGGACGGCCCGACGGGCATGCGCAGGAACATCGAGCAGGTCCGCGCGCTACGCGAACTGGCCGGGCCGGACATCGACATCATGCTCGAATGCTACATGGGCTGGACCCTGGAATACGCCCGGCGGATGCTGCCGAAGCTCGCCGAGTTCGAACCGCGCTGGCTGGAGGAGCCGGTGATCGCCGATGACATCGAGGGCTACGTCGAGCTGAAGAAGATGGGGATCATGCCGATCTCCGGCGGCGAGCACGAATTCACCGGCCACGGCTTCAAGGACCTGCTGGAGCGCCGCGCGGTGGACGTCATCCAGTACGACACCAACCGCGTCGGCGGGATCACCGCCGCGCGCAAGATCAACGCCATGGCCGAGGCCTGGTCGGTGCCGGTGATCCCGCACGCCGGACAGTTGCACAACTATCACCTGACCATGGCCAGCACCGCCTCGCCGATGGCCGAGTTCTTCCCGGTGTTCGACGTCGAGGTCGGCAACGAGCTGTTCTACTACGTGTTCAAGGGCGAGCCGCAGCCGGTCGACGGCTATATCCAGCTGGACGACCACAAGCCCGGCCTGGGCCTGGAGATATCCGAAGAGCACCTCAAGGATTTCATCATCATCGAGTGA
- a CDS encoding MFS transporter yields MSAMNDHARLLSSAIATSRLRLLPFLVLMYVLAFIDRANVGYARAFLQADTGLGDAAFAFGASIFFIGYACFEVPSNLMLHRLGARVWLCRIMVTWGLVSAAMMFADDAMTFYVLRFLLGVAEAGFFPGIILYLTYWFPQRSRAQALGLFYFGLPLALVLGGPLSGWLLEFHGIFGLANWQWLFVTEGLLASLVGIAAYFYLVDRPRDAGWLSDEQKRALEGELAEEDTRKQARGPHGFLSALRSGQVLKFCLVYFTIQMSVYGVVFYLPTRIASFLDGQVGLNVGLITAIPWVCALVVTRLVTRQADRSGQHRQLAVAMLGMAAAGIAASALAGNLGLAVIAFCFAASGFVSVQPLFWTLPTGYLSGAAAASGIALVNSLGNLGGFVAPNLKTLMESQFADPRAGMFALAAVGLLGACLLARLKTSGSSSVPLRARQAG; encoded by the coding sequence ATGAGCGCCATGAACGACCACGCCAGGCTGCTGTCCTCGGCGATCGCCACCAGCCGCCTGCGGCTCCTGCCTTTCCTGGTCCTGATGTATGTACTGGCTTTCATCGACCGGGCCAACGTCGGTTACGCGCGGGCCTTCCTGCAAGCCGACACCGGCCTCGGCGATGCCGCCTTCGCGTTCGGCGCGAGCATCTTCTTCATCGGCTATGCCTGCTTCGAGGTACCCAGCAACCTGATGCTGCACCGCCTCGGCGCCAGGGTCTGGCTGTGCAGGATCATGGTCACCTGGGGCCTGGTCTCGGCGGCGATGATGTTCGCCGACGACGCCATGACTTTCTATGTCCTGCGCTTCCTGCTGGGCGTCGCCGAGGCGGGCTTCTTCCCCGGCATCATCCTCTACCTCACCTACTGGTTCCCGCAGCGCAGCCGTGCCCAGGCGCTCGGCCTGTTCTATTTCGGCCTGCCGCTGGCGCTGGTGCTGGGCGGTCCGCTGTCCGGCTGGCTGCTGGAGTTCCACGGCATCTTCGGCCTGGCCAACTGGCAGTGGCTGTTCGTCACCGAGGGCCTGCTGGCCTCGCTGGTCGGCATTGCCGCCTACTTCTACCTGGTCGACCGCCCGCGCGATGCCGGCTGGCTGAGCGACGAGCAGAAGCGGGCGCTGGAAGGCGAGCTGGCCGAAGAAGACACCCGCAAACAGGCACGCGGCCCGCACGGCTTCCTCAGCGCCCTGCGCAGCGGCCAGGTGCTGAAGTTCTGCCTGGTCTACTTCACCATCCAGATGAGCGTGTACGGCGTGGTGTTCTACCTGCCGACCCGCATCGCCAGCTTCCTCGACGGCCAGGTCGGCCTGAACGTCGGCCTGATCACCGCGATTCCCTGGGTCTGCGCCCTGGTGGTAACGCGCCTGGTGACCCGCCAGGCCGACCGCAGCGGCCAGCATCGCCAGCTCGCGGTGGCCATGCTGGGCATGGCCGCAGCCGGTATCGCCGCCTCGGCGCTGGCCGGCAACCTGGGCCTGGCGGTGATCGCCTTCTGCTTCGCCGCGTCCGGCTTCGTCTCGGTGCAGCCGCTGTTCTGGACCCTTCCCACCGGCTACCTGAGCGGTGCGGCCGCGGCCAGCGGCATCGCCCTGGTCAACTCCCTGGGCAACCTCGGCGGCTTCGTCGCGCCGAACCTCAAGACCCTCATGGAAAGCCAGTTCGCCGACCCGCGCGCCGGCATGTTCGCCCTGGCCGCCGTCGGCCTGCTCGGCGCCTGCCTGCTGGCCCGGCTGAAGACTTCCGGATCGTCGTCCGTCCCGCTGCGAGCGCGGCAGGCCGGCTGA
- a CDS encoding OprD family porin yields the protein MTRSAPNLLKSASLAPVLLAGLPSLAGAEGFIEDASVSLGLRNLYFNRDFRQPGAAQSKQEEWAQGFLLQAKSGYTQGTLGLGVELLGQLGLKLDSSPDRAGSGLLPRHADGRAADDYARLGVAPKLKLSNTELKLGELLPELPILLRNDGRLLPQTFQGGMLTSREIAGLTLHGGQMRSLSQRNSSDHQDLSVDGRGGAFSDRFDYLGAEYRFNAERSQVGLWQARLQDIYRQDYYSLSHKQSFGGWRLGVSVGLFDTRDEGAAKLGELENRALTGFFSATRGGHSLGAGYQRMYGDDGMLYIAGTSTPLVNDIQVRNFTSAGERSWQLRYDYDFVALGIPGLTAMARYANGAHARTKAMDDGRAWERDVDVAYVIQSGPLKNLGLRWRNAMLRSNHAADVDENRLILSYSLPLL from the coding sequence ATGACCCGTTCCGCTCCGAACCTGCTGAAATCCGCCTCGCTCGCTCCGGTCCTGCTGGCCGGCCTGCCGTCGCTCGCCGGCGCCGAGGGCTTTATCGAAGACGCCAGCGTCAGCCTCGGCCTGCGCAATCTCTATTTCAATCGCGACTTCCGCCAGCCCGGCGCGGCGCAGTCGAAACAGGAGGAGTGGGCCCAAGGCTTTCTCCTACAGGCGAAGTCCGGCTATACCCAGGGCACCCTGGGCCTCGGCGTCGAGCTGCTCGGCCAGCTCGGCCTGAAGCTCGACAGCAGCCCTGATCGTGCTGGCTCCGGGCTGCTGCCACGCCACGCCGACGGACGCGCAGCGGACGACTACGCGCGACTGGGCGTGGCGCCGAAGCTGAAGCTGTCGAATACCGAGCTGAAGCTCGGCGAACTGCTGCCGGAACTGCCAATCCTCCTGCGCAACGACGGCCGCCTGCTGCCACAGACCTTCCAGGGCGGCATGCTGACCTCCAGGGAAATCGCCGGCCTGACCCTGCACGGCGGGCAGATGCGTTCGCTCAGCCAGCGCAACTCCAGCGACCACCAGGACCTCTCGGTGGATGGGCGCGGCGGGGCGTTCTCCGACCGTTTCGACTACCTGGGCGCGGAGTACCGCTTCAATGCCGAGCGCAGCCAGGTCGGGCTGTGGCAGGCGCGACTGCAAGACATCTACCGGCAGGACTACTACAGCTTGAGCCACAAGCAGAGCTTCGGCGGCTGGCGCCTGGGCGTCAGCGTCGGGCTCTTCGACACGCGCGACGAAGGTGCCGCGAAGCTCGGGGAACTGGAGAATCGCGCGCTGACCGGTTTCTTCAGCGCGACCCGCGGCGGCCACAGCCTCGGCGCCGGCTACCAGCGCATGTACGGCGACGACGGGATGCTCTACATCGCCGGCACCAGCACGCCGTTGGTCAACGACATCCAGGTGCGCAACTTCACCAGCGCCGGCGAGCGCTCCTGGCAACTGCGCTACGACTACGACTTCGTCGCCCTGGGCATTCCCGGGCTGACCGCCATGGCCCGCTACGCCAACGGCGCCCATGCCCGGACGAAGGCGATGGACGACGGCCGCGCCTGGGAACGCGACGTGGACGTCGCCTACGTGATCCAGAGCGGCCCGCTGAAGAACCTCGGCCTGCGTTGGCGCAACGCCATGCTGCGGTCCAACCATGCCGCCGATGTCGACGAGAACCGCCTGATCCTCTCGTATTCCCTGCCGCTGCTCTGA